A window from Pseudomonas kribbensis encodes these proteins:
- a CDS encoding NAD-dependent protein deacetylase, producing MLDRPLHEHLDYLQQTMADGDFVVLTGAGISTPSGIPDYRDTNGVRRGRQPMMYQEFLSAPESRRRYWARAMLGWPRVRQAQPNAAHEALASLQSHGRIGGLITQNVDTLHDQAGSHDVIELHGSLHRVLCLDCGQRSERDSIQQLMETQNPYLAGVDAVQAPDGDTLLDPAFEARFQVPHCPHCEGERMKPDVVFFGENVAQTTAARAMAAAENAAGMLVVGSSLMAYSAFRLCRVIADRGKPLIAINLGKTRADELLDLKIEASCEQLLPLLTQRLNAQP from the coding sequence ATGCTCGACCGCCCCCTCCACGAACACCTCGATTATCTGCAACAGACCATGGCCGACGGCGATTTCGTGGTGCTGACCGGCGCCGGTATCAGCACGCCGTCCGGCATCCCGGACTACCGCGACACCAACGGCGTGCGCCGTGGCCGGCAGCCGATGATGTATCAGGAATTTCTGTCGGCGCCCGAGTCACGCCGTCGCTACTGGGCCCGGGCGATGCTCGGTTGGCCGCGTGTGCGTCAGGCCCAGCCGAACGCGGCCCACGAAGCGCTGGCCAGCCTGCAAAGCCACGGCCGGATCGGCGGCCTGATCACCCAGAATGTCGATACCCTGCACGATCAGGCCGGCAGTCACGATGTCATCGAACTGCACGGCAGCCTGCATCGGGTGTTGTGTCTGGATTGCGGCCAGCGCAGCGAGCGGGATTCGATTCAGCAATTGATGGAAACGCAGAACCCGTATCTGGCGGGTGTCGATGCGGTGCAGGCGCCGGACGGCGATACCCTGCTCGACCCGGCTTTCGAGGCGCGTTTTCAGGTGCCGCATTGTCCGCATTGCGAAGGCGAGCGGATGAAGCCGGACGTGGTGTTTTTTGGCGAGAACGTGGCGCAAACGACGGCAGCACGAGCCATGGCGGCAGCAGAGAATGCCGCCGGGATGCTGGTGGTCGGGTCGTCGTTGATGGCGTATTCGGCGTTTCGCCTGTGCCGGGTGATTGCGGATCGGGGCAAGCCGCTGATTGCGATCAATCTGGGGAAGACCCGGGCGGATGAGCTGCTGGATTTGAAGATCGAGGCGTCTTGCGAACAGCTATTGCCGTTACTGACACAACGCCTCAATGCTCAGCCTTAA
- a CDS encoding CoA transferase subunit B produces the protein MALSREQMAQRVAREMQDGYYVNLGIGIPTLVANYIPEGMEVMLQSENGLLGMGPFPTEDTIDADMINAGKQTVTARIGASIFSSAESFAMIRGGHVDLTVLGAFEVDVQGNIASWMIPGKLVKGMGGAMDLVAGADNIIVIMTHASKDGESKLLSQCSLPLTGAGCIKRVLTDLAYLEIENGAFVLKERAPGVSVEEIVAKTAGKLVVPDHVPEMQFAAE, from the coding sequence ATGGCACTTTCCCGCGAACAAATGGCTCAACGCGTCGCCCGCGAAATGCAGGACGGCTACTACGTAAACCTCGGCATCGGCATCCCGACCCTGGTCGCCAACTACATCCCCGAAGGCATGGAAGTCATGCTGCAATCGGAAAACGGCCTGCTCGGCATGGGCCCGTTTCCGACTGAAGACACCATCGACGCCGACATGATCAACGCTGGCAAACAGACCGTGACCGCGCGTATCGGCGCTTCGATTTTTTCCTCGGCCGAATCCTTCGCCATGATCCGCGGCGGTCACGTCGACCTGACCGTGCTGGGCGCCTTCGAAGTGGACGTGCAAGGCAACATCGCCTCGTGGATGATCCCCGGCAAACTGGTCAAGGGCATGGGCGGCGCGATGGACCTGGTGGCCGGTGCCGACAACATCATCGTCATCATGACCCACGCGTCCAAGGACGGTGAGTCCAAACTGCTGAGCCAGTGCAGCCTGCCGCTGACCGGCGCCGGTTGCATCAAGCGTGTGCTGACTGACCTTGCGTACCTGGAAATCGAAAATGGCGCTTTTGTCCTCAAGGAACGCGCACCTGGCGTCAGCGTCGAGGAAATCGTCGCCAAAACCGCTGGTAAACTTGTCGTCCCGGATCACGTGCCGGAAATGCAGTTCGCTGCCGAGTGA
- a CDS encoding CoA transferase subunit A — MAGFDKRVYSYEEAMAGLENGMTVIAGGFGLCGIPENLIAEIKRKGTRDLTVVSNNCGVDGFGLGVLLTDRQIRKVVASYVGENKLFEEQLLKGDIEVVLTPQGTLAEKMRAGGAGIPAFFTATGVGTPVAEGKEVREFHGRKYLMEESITGDFAIVKGWKADHFGNVIYRHTAQNFNPLAATAGKITVVEVEEIVEPGELDPSQIHTPGIYVDRVICGTFEKRIEQRTIRK, encoded by the coding sequence ATGGCAGGTTTCGACAAGCGCGTGTATTCCTACGAGGAAGCCATGGCGGGCCTTGAAAACGGCATGACCGTGATCGCCGGCGGCTTCGGCCTGTGCGGCATTCCGGAAAACCTGATCGCCGAGATCAAACGCAAAGGCACCCGCGACCTCACCGTCGTCTCCAACAACTGCGGCGTCGATGGCTTCGGCCTCGGCGTGCTGCTGACCGACCGCCAGATCCGCAAGGTGGTCGCCTCCTACGTCGGCGAAAACAAACTGTTCGAAGAGCAACTGCTCAAAGGCGACATCGAAGTCGTCCTGACCCCGCAAGGCACCCTCGCCGAAAAAATGCGCGCAGGCGGCGCCGGCATTCCGGCCTTCTTCACCGCCACCGGCGTCGGCACCCCGGTCGCCGAAGGCAAGGAAGTGCGTGAATTCCACGGTCGCAAGTACCTGATGGAAGAGTCCATCACCGGCGACTTCGCCATCGTCAAAGGCTGGAAGGCCGACCACTTCGGCAACGTCATCTACCGCCACACCGCCCAGAACTTCAACCCGCTGGCCGCCACCGCCGGCAAGATCACCGTGGTCGAAGTGGAAGAAATCGTCGAACCCGGCGAGCTGGATCCGTCGCAGATCCACACCCCCGGCATCTACGTCGACCGGGTCATTTGCGGCACGTTCGAAAAACGCATCGAACAACGCACCATCCGCAAATAA
- a CDS encoding class I SAM-dependent methyltransferase encodes MDEARLNEFMGKLVNDMGGAAMLANVIVGEELGLYKAMADSQPIAPETLAEKTACNTRLVREWLSAHAASGYMEHLDGKFRLPEEQAMALAKEDSPVYVAGGLGVVASFFHDKDKLVKAMRGNGALPWGDHHPCMFTGTERFFRPGYKGHLIAEWLPALDGVVAKLEDGAKVADVGCGHGASTVIMAQAYPNSRFVGFDYHAPSVSVATQRAEEGGVSSRARFFQGTAKSFPGDDYDLICYFDCLHDMGDPVGAARHAYDCLKDDGTVLLVEPFANDTLDDNINPVGRLFYAASTFICTPNSLSQEVGLGLGAQAGEMRLRKVFSEAGFKQFRRATQTPFNLILEARK; translated from the coding sequence ATGGACGAGGCCAGACTCAACGAGTTCATGGGCAAACTGGTCAACGACATGGGCGGCGCGGCGATGCTGGCCAATGTCATCGTCGGCGAAGAACTTGGCTTGTATAAAGCCATGGCCGACAGCCAGCCGATCGCCCCGGAAACCCTCGCCGAAAAAACCGCCTGCAACACCCGACTGGTGCGCGAATGGCTCAGCGCCCATGCGGCGTCCGGCTACATGGAACACCTGGACGGCAAATTCCGCCTGCCGGAAGAGCAGGCCATGGCCCTGGCCAAGGAAGATTCGCCGGTCTACGTGGCCGGCGGGCTGGGCGTGGTGGCGTCGTTTTTCCACGACAAGGACAAGCTGGTCAAAGCCATGCGCGGCAATGGCGCCCTGCCCTGGGGTGATCACCATCCGTGCATGTTCACCGGCACCGAACGGTTCTTCCGTCCTGGCTACAAAGGGCACCTGATCGCCGAATGGCTGCCGGCGCTGGACGGCGTGGTGGCCAAACTCGAAGACGGCGCCAAGGTCGCCGATGTCGGCTGCGGTCATGGCGCCTCCACGGTGATCATGGCCCAGGCTTACCCCAACTCGCGTTTCGTCGGATTCGACTATCACGCGCCCTCGGTGAGTGTCGCCACCCAGCGGGCCGAAGAAGGCGGAGTGAGCAGCCGGGCGCGGTTTTTCCAGGGCACGGCGAAAAGCTTTCCCGGCGATGACTACGACCTGATCTGCTACTTCGACTGCCTGCACGACATGGGCGACCCGGTCGGCGCGGCGCGACATGCCTACGATTGCCTGAAGGACGACGGCACGGTGCTGTTGGTCGAACCCTTTGCCAACGACACGCTGGACGACAACATCAACCCAGTCGGGCGACTGTTCTATGCAGCATCGACGTTCATCTGCACGCCGAACTCACTGTCCCAGGAAGTGGGCCTGGGGCTCGGTGCGCAAGCCGGCGAGATGCGCCTGCGCAAAGTGTTCAGCGAAGCCGGGTTCAAGCAGTTCCGTCGAGCGACGCAGACGCCGTTCAACCTGATTCTGGAAGCACGCAAGTAA
- a CDS encoding LysR family transcriptional regulator: MTIKQIRAFLAVAQSLSFAVACERLHLSQSALSLTIKALEEGLGGRLFSRNTRNVALTPEGESLLPLARRLIADWDNAEDEMRQRFSLQRGRVTLAAMPSFAGNLLPPILKTFRARYPNVNVTVNDVINEQVLEMVRDRQVELGVAFEPLQNTSLTFTPLYKDRFVAVVPQDSPLARRTDIDWQTLLQEPFITLQRPSTVRVMLEEHLQARGMKLPVEFESHQLATVGRMVANGLGVSAVPALCAEQMRELGARCLTLHEPVVERAIGVLTDSGNELSAAAQALFDILKAEH, from the coding sequence ATGACCATCAAGCAGATCCGCGCCTTCCTCGCCGTGGCCCAAAGCCTGAGTTTCGCCGTGGCCTGCGAGCGCCTGCACCTGTCGCAATCGGCGTTGAGCCTGACCATCAAGGCGCTGGAAGAGGGGCTGGGCGGGCGCCTGTTCAGTCGCAATACGCGCAACGTTGCGCTGACCCCGGAAGGGGAGTCGCTGCTGCCGCTGGCCCGGCGCCTGATCGCCGACTGGGACAACGCCGAAGACGAAATGCGCCAGCGCTTCAGCCTGCAACGGGGGCGCGTGACGCTGGCGGCGATGCCGTCGTTTGCCGGCAATCTGCTGCCGCCGATACTCAAGACCTTCCGCGCGCGTTATCCGAACGTCAACGTGACGGTCAACGACGTGATCAACGAGCAAGTGCTGGAAATGGTCCGCGATCGTCAGGTCGAACTCGGCGTGGCGTTCGAGCCGTTGCAGAACACTTCGCTGACCTTCACACCTCTTTATAAGGATCGCTTCGTCGCGGTGGTGCCACAGGACTCACCGCTGGCCCGGCGCACCGACATCGACTGGCAGACCTTGCTGCAGGAACCGTTCATCACCCTGCAACGGCCGTCCACGGTGCGGGTGATGCTGGAAGAACACCTGCAGGCCCGGGGCATGAAACTGCCGGTGGAATTCGAAAGCCATCAACTGGCGACGGTCGGGCGGATGGTTGCCAACGGGCTGGGCGTCAGCGCGGTGCCGGCATTGTGCGCCGAGCAGATGCGCGAACTGGGGGCGCGGTGTCTGACGTTGCATGAGCCGGTGGTGGAGCGGGCGATTGGCGTGTTGACTGACTCCGGGAATGAATTGTCGGCGGCGGCGCAGGCGTTGTTCGACATCCTTAAGGCTGAGCATTGA